TGCGGGTTACAGCGAGCGGAAGGACATCGCTTCGGCGAGGGTCTGATCATTGCGTAAGCGTTGCCAGGCGTCTTCGATATGCTCCGGAAAATCAACGTGAACCAGGTAATCGCGACCATTGGGTCCGTAGCCGTTGGCGTCATCACGCAGGCGAGGAATTTCCCCCAGCAGCAAAGAGAGATAGCGCTCAACCGGCCACAAACCGCGCTGGTGCGGATGAAACGCCAGCCCCTTCGGCGTGTTAATTAATCGCGGCGTAAAACCTGGCCAGCTTAGCCAGTGCGGCGCGTCCGTACACTGCTGGCTCAGGCGGGCAAACGTCGCCATAGTGCGCCGCTGCATCGTCGGGTCTTGCACCACCACCACGGTTTTCGGTTTTATCGCCTGCGAGATCAACATATCAATGCTGAAACGGGCATTTTCCCCGCAGTTAGTCGAGCGATCTTCTATCAGGATCTGTTTGTCGTTCAGATGCCAGAACTGGCGGGCAATATCGGCGAGGATCGCCGCTTCACGCCGCCCGGTGGTACGAATCACGTTATAACGCGGATGGCGGGCAATCGCCGAATAGAGAAAGGTCGTCGAGTGGCCCACGCCGCCGCTGATCAGCAAGGGTGTTTTCTGCGCGGCTGCCAGCCCGCAGGCAGCTTCAATGGTCGGAATGACGGCGTTACCCGCCAGGATCACCATATCCGCACGCACCGGTGCCGGTTTACCGGTGAAATCATTCTGCGCCAGCCATGCACCAAGCGCGTTCGCCGCGGCCAGCGTTGGCTCGGGCAAGGCGGGAAATGTTGTTTGCAGCATCAAAACCTCCTTCGCTTACTCTGTACAGACTACCCGGCTCACACGCCCTGAACAGGGGATCACTCTGAATCCTGTTCATGTAAGTTTCTGTAACTCCATTGATATACTGCTTTCACGCGTTGCCAACTTGGCATAAAGGGCGGAATTTTCTGTGACGTTGTCACTAACATAATATTAAAGGCGCTGCCGTGTTTAGCGGCAGCGCCTTAGTTACGTTTTCAATCGTTACAGGAACGAAAGAATCAGCTGTAACACAGCAATGATGATTTCGAGAGCGCGCTTAACGTATTCGCGATTAAACATCATCCGTTTTCCCTAACGGGAAGGAGCCGCACGGACAGGTTCTAACATTCCCCCGAATCTGCACGACATATTTTGTCGAAATATGGTGAGCGCCCCTTCCAAGCCTGAACCCTGCCAGCACTACCTGTTACAGCGAGGGAAATCCTTTTGCCCTGGCTTGAATAACGCTAACCACTTCAACGCGTGGCATTGTATCTCAATAAAACCGCATCAAAAATAGTGGATTACCTAATAAAAAAACTAAGCTATAGCTTAATAAAATACTTAACCATCGCTGACTCTTGCGTTATCTTAACCCCCGTCGAAATATGGTGATCGCCTAAATTTTTACGCGATTCATGAATACGGTTTAACAGATTCCTCACTAGCTTCTGTGAGACCGAAGAAAACCCCAGCCCTTGTAGCTGGGGTTTTTTTATGGCTGCGGCATAGGCAGCACGCGACGAGAGGATAACTTGATCTATATTTTCTTATGCACTTGCAATGCATTTATCGGCACACGTAGAATCGTTAGCCCCCTAACTATTTAGTCAGATAATCTTTAGGACTTCATGAATAACCGCAACTTTTGCTTTTATCCTCTGCGCTCGTCTCCCTGTGAGGCCAAAAAGTAATGCGTTTGCCGAAAAGCGATCCCTACGCGCCGCGCGACTGGGCTGCCCACGAAAAACCGATGTTGTTGGGTTCCCCTTCCACGCCGTGGCACAGCACACCGCGACGCATTGCCTACGGCATTGTTGGTCTGCTTGTCAGCCTGACCGGCGCGCTCGGCAATGCGATGGTGACGGCGAACTTGCAAAACCTGCAAGGCACTTTTGCTGCCTGGTCGACGGAGATCGCCTGGCTACCGGCGGTGTACGTAATGACCAACGTGTCTATCAACCTGTTGCTGGTGAAATTTCGCCAGCAGTATGGTTTACGTGCCTTTACCGAAGGTTTCCTGGTGCTCTATGTGCTGGTGACCTTCCTGCACCTGTTTATTAACGATCTCAGTTCCGCCCTGTTTGTGCGTGGCGCGCACGGCATGGTAGCGGCGGCACTCAGCTCGCTTGGGATCTATTACCAGATTCAGGCCTGGCCGGCGAAACACCGCTTAAAAGCGTTAACCATTGGCATTACTGGCTCGACGCTGGCGATCCCCATTGCCCGCCTGTTCTCCACGGAACTCCTGGAACTGAATGAGTGGCGCGGCCTGTATCTGTTTGAACTCGGGCTGGCGATGATTTCACTCGGCTGCGTGATTGCCCTGAAGCTGCCGCCGGGCGATCGCAAAAAAGTCTTTGAAAAGAAAGATTTCATTACCTTCTTCCTGCTCGCGCCCGGCATGGCTCTGCTCTGCGCGGTGTTGTCGCTCGGGCGTCTCGACTGGTGGTTTGAAGCGCCGTGGATTGGCTGGTCGCTGGCGGGTTCGCTGGTGTTAATTGTCTCGGCCATTGTCTTTGAGCACAACCGCAAAAACCCACTGCTCAATACCCGCTGGCTCTCCAGCGGCAGTATTGTGCGCCTCGGGCTGATTATGCTGCTTATTCGTATCGTGCTTGCCGAGCAGAACACTGGCATTTTTGGCTGGCTGCAATATGTCGGCCTGCAAAACGAGCAGATGACGCGGCTGGCGTGGTCGATTCTGGCAGGGATTATTTGCGGGATTGTCGCCAGTTGCCTGACGATCAAACCCCAGCGGCTGGCGTGGCCGATTGTCACTTCGCTGGCGCTGATGATTATCGCCTCGCTGATGGACAGCCACTCAACCAGCCTGACGCGCCCGGACCAGTTAATGTTCAGCCAGTTTCTGTTCGGCTTTGCCAGCGCGTTTTTTATCGCCCCGGCGATGCTGGCAGGTATCGGCGGCGTCATCGCCGAGCCGCGTAACCTGGTCAGTTTTTCGGTGCTGTTTGGCATGAGCCAGAATATCGGTGGCCTGTTAGGTTCCGCCATTCTTGGCACCTTCCAGATCTGGCGCGAAAAATACCACTCTAATTTGCTGGCGGATCAGCTCACCACCCTTAACCCGGTAGTGAATGAACGCCTGCAACTCTATAGCCAGATGTACCAAAGCATGATCGGCGACAGTTCATTATTGAGCACGCAAGCGGTGACCCAGTTGCAAACTGTTTCCACGCTGGAGGCGAATATTCTGGCTTATAACGATACTTACTTGCTGACGGCAAGCGTTGCTGCCGCCACGCTGTTATGGATTTTGTGGCGCTTGTTGCGTCTGCGTATTACCGCCCGTCTTGCACTGAAACGCGCGACAGGAAATAAATGATGATGTTAGTGGAGTCTCTATGAGTCAGCAGGATGCAGCAGCTAAAGAACAGGCCAATACCCGCAGTAATGTCCGCGTGGTTTCCCTTTTTACCGCCGCCGCCATTGTCATCGTCGGCGTACTGGCGATTTTGTACGCCTGGCAGTTGCCGCCGTTTACCCGCCATATGCAATCCACGGATAACGCCTATGTGCGCGGGCAAACCACCTTTATCAGCCCGCAGGTCAATGGCTATATCACCGAGGTGCCGGTACAGGACTTTGTGATGGTGAAAAAAGGCGATCTGATTATGCAGATAGACGATCGCATTTATCGCCAGCGCGTGGATCAGGCGAAAGCGACGCTGGCGATGAAACGTGCGGCGCTGGAAAATAATCTGCAACAGCGCAAAAGCGCCCAGGCGGTGATTGCCCGTAACGAGGCCGCGCTCGCCAGCGCCAAAGCGCAAAACCTGCAAGCGCAGGCTGATTTAAAACGCGTTAACGCGCTGACGGCAGACGGTTCACTCTCCATTCGCGAGCGGGATGCCGCCCTTGCCACCGCCGCACAGAACACGGCCAATATCGCTCAGGCGCAGGCAACCCTTGAAATGTCGCGCCAGGACCTGCAAACCACTATCGTTAACCGCGCTTCATTACAGGCGGATGTAGAAAATGCCACCGCCGCGCTGGAACTGGCAGAAATAGATCTGCAAAACACGCGCATTGTCGCCCCGCGCGACGGTCAACTGGGGCAAATCAGCGTGCGCCTGGGCGCCTATGTCACCGCCGGGACGCACCTGACGTCGCTGGTGCCGTCTCAGCGCTGGGTGATTGCGAATCTGAAAGAGACGCAACTGGCCAATGTGATTGTCGGTCAGCCGGTACGTTTCACCGTCGATGCTCTTGATGGCCGCACCTTTAACGGCCGCGTTGAGAGTATCTCGCCAGCCACCGGCGTCGAGTTCAGCGCCGTCAGTCCGGATAACGCCACCGGCAACTTTGTCAAAATCGCCCAGCGTATT
The nucleotide sequence above comes from Kosakonia sp. H02. Encoded proteins:
- a CDS encoding YdcF family protein gives rise to the protein MLQTTFPALPEPTLAAANALGAWLAQNDFTGKPAPVRADMVILAGNAVIPTIEAACGLAAAQKTPLLISGGVGHSTTFLYSAIARHPRYNVIRTTGRREAAILADIARQFWHLNDKQILIEDRSTNCGENARFSIDMLISQAIKPKTVVVVQDPTMQRRTMATFARLSQQCTDAPHWLSWPGFTPRLINTPKGLAFHPHQRGLWPVERYLSLLLGEIPRLRDDANGYGPNGRDYLVHVDFPEHIEDAWQRLRNDQTLAEAMSFRSL
- a CDS encoding MFS transporter; translation: MRLPKSDPYAPRDWAAHEKPMLLGSPSTPWHSTPRRIAYGIVGLLVSLTGALGNAMVTANLQNLQGTFAAWSTEIAWLPAVYVMTNVSINLLLVKFRQQYGLRAFTEGFLVLYVLVTFLHLFINDLSSALFVRGAHGMVAAALSSLGIYYQIQAWPAKHRLKALTIGITGSTLAIPIARLFSTELLELNEWRGLYLFELGLAMISLGCVIALKLPPGDRKKVFEKKDFITFFLLAPGMALLCAVLSLGRLDWWFEAPWIGWSLAGSLVLIVSAIVFEHNRKNPLLNTRWLSSGSIVRLGLIMLLIRIVLAEQNTGIFGWLQYVGLQNEQMTRLAWSILAGIICGIVASCLTIKPQRLAWPIVTSLALMIIASLMDSHSTSLTRPDQLMFSQFLFGFASAFFIAPAMLAGIGGVIAEPRNLVSFSVLFGMSQNIGGLLGSAILGTFQIWREKYHSNLLADQLTTLNPVVNERLQLYSQMYQSMIGDSSLLSTQAVTQLQTVSTLEANILAYNDTYLLTASVAAATLLWILWRLLRLRITARLALKRATGNK
- a CDS encoding HlyD family secretion protein, producing the protein MSQQDAAAKEQANTRSNVRVVSLFTAAAIVIVGVLAILYAWQLPPFTRHMQSTDNAYVRGQTTFISPQVNGYITEVPVQDFVMVKKGDLIMQIDDRIYRQRVDQAKATLAMKRAALENNLQQRKSAQAVIARNEAALASAKAQNLQAQADLKRVNALTADGSLSIRERDAALATAAQNTANIAQAQATLEMSRQDLQTTIVNRASLQADVENATAALELAEIDLQNTRIVAPRDGQLGQISVRLGAYVTAGTHLTSLVPSQRWVIANLKETQLANVIVGQPVRFTVDALDGRTFNGRVESISPATGVEFSAVSPDNATGNFVKIAQRIPVRIQVEGQADDIARLRPGMSVQVHIDTQEAQK